A genomic window from Bacillota bacterium includes:
- a CDS encoding phosphatase PAP2 family protein gives MEFELEIIRWLQSFRNDFLDYFFQFWTMFGEELFIIAILGFMYWCYDKKIGETIGITVFVSLVFNSVLKVIVSRPRPFLVDSTIENIRPKTSLGYSFPSGHTQGAATTFGSLGIWIKKRWLTITVSLIILLVAISRMYLGVHYLSDVIVGAIFGIGISFGFYFYFKKHEDHKKIYNIIFISSVVIFLFSYLYFLFTAESSLDLYTNVEGVSKMMGAIIGFIFGLKFEAKKTMFSNHKILKKNVIRFVGGVIVVMAIRLALKAVFSFIINPEDLVQDQYIQSSIALLFDFIRYFAMVFVGIGAYPILFKKFNI, from the coding sequence ATGGAATTTGAATTAGAGATTATTAGGTGGCTTCAAAGTTTTCGAAATGATTTTCTAGATTATTTCTTCCAATTTTGGACAATGTTTGGTGAAGAATTATTTATTATAGCCATTCTTGGCTTTATGTACTGGTGTTATGATAAAAAAATTGGTGAAACCATTGGAATAACGGTATTCGTTTCGCTGGTGTTTAATAGTGTTCTGAAAGTCATAGTAAGTAGACCAAGACCTTTTTTAGTGGATAGCACCATTGAGAACATTCGTCCTAAAACTTCTTTGGGGTATTCCTTCCCAAGTGGGCACACACAAGGCGCTGCAACAACATTTGGAAGTTTGGGTATATGGATTAAGAAAAGATGGTTAACGATTACTGTGTCTCTAATTATCTTACTTGTGGCCATAAGTAGAATGTATTTGGGAGTCCATTACTTATCAGATGTAATTGTAGGAGCTATATTTGGAATTGGAATTTCTTTTGGATTTTATTTTTATTTTAAAAAACATGAAGATCACAAGAAAATATATAATATTATATTCATTTCAAGTGTAGTGATCTTTTTATTTAGTTATTTATATTTCTTATTCACTGCGGAGTCCTCTTTAGATTTGTACACAAATGTAGAAGGCGTATCCAAAATGATGGGGGCCATTATCGGATTTATTTTCGGTTTAAAATTTGAAGCCAAAAAGACAATGTTTTCAAATCATAAAATACTTAAGAAAAATGTGATTAGGTTTGTAGGGGGAGTAATAGTAGTTATGGCCATAAGATTGGCTTTGAAAGCAGTGTTTTCATTCATTATTAATCCCGAAGATTTAGTTCAAGACCAATATATTCAAAGCTCAATCGCACTATTATTTGATTTCATTCGATATTTCGCAATGGTATTTGTAGGTATTGGAGCATATCCAATCCTATTTAAAAAGTTTAATATTTAG
- a CDS encoding Cof-type HAD-IIB family hydrolase, with protein sequence MIKLVAVDLDGTLLNSQGKISIKTIETIQLLKKHHVYIVIASGRTYHEITKIIQPLDLFEYDRAYFIAYNGVLTLKVFPFEIIDKKLMDKEDVKKISSLVLPANLKMHVFCEHFVYISNDIKLLLLDNTAYEKTVVKIDMNLYDENEAVYKVLLYDEEKILNTFKGTIENSWYDQYNIFKSSNQLLEFVHLKGSKGDALKKLLVLLKLDKSETMAFGDEENDISLLKASGISVAMGNAKPFVKEIADVITLSNDLDGISEIMNQYINQLGDDFNGI encoded by the coding sequence ATGATAAAATTAGTAGCGGTTGACTTAGATGGAACTCTTTTAAATTCTCAAGGTAAAATATCTATTAAAACAATTGAAACCATACAACTTTTAAAAAAACATCATGTATACATCGTGATAGCTTCAGGTAGAACCTATCATGAAATCACTAAAATCATTCAGCCTTTGGATTTGTTCGAATATGACAGAGCGTACTTTATTGCTTATAATGGCGTTCTTACTTTGAAAGTATTTCCTTTTGAAATCATTGACAAAAAATTAATGGACAAAGAAGATGTAAAAAAGATAAGTTCTCTTGTATTACCTGCAAATTTGAAAATGCATGTTTTCTGTGAACACTTTGTTTATATCTCTAACGATATTAAATTATTACTTTTAGATAATACTGCTTATGAAAAAACAGTAGTTAAGATTGATATGAATCTTTATGATGAAAACGAAGCAGTTTATAAAGTGTTGTTATATGATGAAGAGAAGATCTTAAATACGTTTAAAGGAACAATTGAAAACAGTTGGTATGATCAATACAATATCTTTAAAAGCTCAAATCAATTGTTAGAATTTGTACATTTAAAAGGTTCAAAAGGCGATGCACTCAAGAAATTGCTTGTTTTATTAAAACTAGACAAATCAGAAACGATGGCTTTTGGAGATGAAGAAAACGACATATCACTTTTAAAAGCTTCTGGAATCAGTGTTGCGATGGGGAATGCAAAACCTTTCGTAAAAGAAATTGCGGACGTTATTACTTTATCCAATGATCTTGATGGAATATCAGAAATAATGAATCAATATATCAATCAACTAGGAGATGATTTTAATGGAATTTGA
- a CDS encoding TetR family transcriptional regulator, with translation MKTMEINDKTYFLKNNKDLFIATLSEFAHKSFEVASLNDIIKTSGLNKGSFYYRFNDKLDLYYALMDYLYIEQLNIFEKQTQYLKGNFSLEVLLHAFFTNSYNLYSLNPELLMLNYNSFLEKEDLKNNRLEHCISSLVDKVLPVIENLILKDYKMKSTILKMFIKNVEIQYYFLPFVFKDTFTSSDVSSLVSTLIQSINLYRNLDNLDQSVFLNNKMSLQLSKENKDMFDLNLKLTKGEILAIVGPNKSPELILQKLILELFDINDGEIEY, from the coding sequence ATGAAAACCATGGAAATTAACGATAAAACATATTTTTTGAAAAACAATAAAGACTTATTTATAGCCACTTTAAGTGAATTTGCGCATAAAAGCTTTGAAGTTGCATCATTAAACGATATTATCAAAACATCGGGATTAAATAAAGGAAGTTTTTATTATCGATTCAATGATAAATTGGATTTATATTATGCATTAATGGACTATCTCTACATTGAACAATTAAATATTTTTGAAAAACAGACTCAATATTTAAAAGGAAATTTTTCACTTGAAGTTTTATTACACGCTTTCTTCACTAATTCATATAATCTTTATTCATTAAATCCAGAATTACTTATGTTAAATTATAATTCGTTTCTTGAAAAAGAAGATTTGAAAAATAACAGATTAGAGCATTGCATTTCATCTCTTGTTGATAAAGTACTGCCAGTAATCGAAAATTTGATTTTAAAAGATTACAAAATGAAATCTACAATCTTAAAAATGTTTATTAAAAATGTCGAAATTCAATATTATTTTTTACCGTTTGTATTTAAAGACACTTTTACAAGTTCGGATGTGTCTAGTTTGGTATCTACTTTAATTCAAAGTATAAATTTATATCGCAATTTAGATAATTTAGATCAATCTGTTTTTTTAAACAATAAAATGAGTTTACAATTATCTAAAGAGAACAAAGACATGTTTGATTTAAATTTAAAATTAACAAAAGGCGAAATATTAGCAATAGTAGGTCCAAATAAATCCCCAGAACTAATTCTTCAGAAACTAATCTTGGAACTATTTGACATAAATGATGGAGAAATCGAGTATTT
- the radC gene encoding DNA repair protein RadC, with amino-acid sequence MPLLERPRERLESYGAENLSTFELLAIILRVGCKNQSAIEVAKSILHETNELSDLKTKTITELANITGVGKAKAIAILASIELGKRVLNPKMDFIKISSPNDVFNLLKNELMNLKQEVLIVLFLDLKTNLIAQKQIFVGSLNQSLIHPREVFKFAVKYSAFQIIMVHNHPSGDPEPSMQDLQVTKIFKEAGDMLQIKLIDHVIIGKNRYLSIMDYLKTTK; translated from the coding sequence ATGCCATTATTGGAAAGGCCAAGAGAAAGGCTTGAATCCTATGGAGCAGAAAACTTAAGTACATTTGAACTACTTGCCATCATTTTAAGAGTGGGCTGTAAAAATCAATCTGCGATTGAAGTGGCAAAATCCATTCTTCATGAGACGAATGAATTAAGCGATTTGAAAACAAAAACCATAACTGAGTTAGCAAACATAACAGGAGTAGGTAAAGCAAAAGCCATTGCAATTTTAGCTTCCATTGAACTTGGAAAAAGAGTATTAAATCCCAAAATGGATTTCATTAAAATTTCTTCACCCAATGATGTCTTTAATTTATTGAAAAACGAACTTATGAACTTAAAGCAAGAAGTATTAATCGTATTATTTTTAGATTTAAAAACCAATTTAATTGCTCAAAAGCAAATTTTTGTAGGGAGTTTAAATCAATCATTAATTCATCCCCGAGAAGTGTTTAAATTCGCAGTGAAATATTCAGCATTTCAAATTATCATGGTACATAATCATCCCTCAGGAGACCCAGAACCTTCGATGCAAGATCTTCAAGTTACCAAAATATTTAAAGAAGCAGGAGATATGTTGCAAATCAAGTTAATCGATCATGTCATTATTGGGAAAAATCGATATTTATCCATTATGGATTACTTAAAAACCACAAAATAA
- a CDS encoding 1-acyl-sn-glycerol-3-phosphate acyltransferase → MILFLQVLLSVLFTILFLIFGTYELNFTGILTIIGVFLLAMIAFIILLFLFFVTVLFFFTKTDPKNLFKHQLFNTIGFYIFNVLLRVKIVVSGKENLPSNNHFVVVSNHIEYTDPIYVKQVFNDYPISYVSKESLFKVPIVRRLLKSSGCIPIYRGDNRQAMQSILLAIQSVKNGQPMGIFPEGTRSYKNEIAPFKAGSLKLATKAKADICPICLYNMHGIFKKGRIKIHKGYCHILPRIPFEEYENLDTLEITKRIELLISNQLTEFKKMHPED, encoded by the coding sequence ATGATCTTGTTTTTGCAAGTTTTGTTAAGCGTTCTTTTTACCATCCTTTTTCTGATTTTTGGGACATATGAATTAAACTTCACTGGAATTTTAACCATCATAGGCGTATTTCTTTTAGCAATGATTGCATTTATAATCCTATTATTCCTTTTTTTTGTTACTGTTTTATTTTTCTTTACAAAAACAGACCCTAAAAATCTTTTTAAACATCAGCTTTTCAATACAATTGGTTTTTATATCTTTAATGTGTTGTTAAGAGTTAAAATTGTAGTTTCTGGAAAAGAAAATTTACCTAGTAACAATCATTTTGTCGTCGTGTCCAATCACATTGAGTATACAGATCCAATTTATGTCAAACAAGTATTTAACGATTATCCTATTTCATATGTTTCAAAAGAATCGTTATTTAAAGTACCTATTGTAAGAAGACTTTTGAAAAGTTCTGGATGTATTCCTATTTACAGAGGAGACAACCGACAAGCAATGCAATCCATTCTTTTAGCCATTCAATCCGTTAAGAACGGACAACCAATGGGAATATTTCCAGAAGGAACACGTTCCTATAAAAATGAAATTGCACCGTTTAAAGCCGGATCTTTGAAACTAGCTACGAAAGCTAAAGCGGATATTTGTCCGATTTGCTTATATAATATGCATGGAATCTTTAAAAAAGGCAGAATTAAAATCCACAAAGGATATTGTCATATTTTGCCAAGAATTCCATTTGAAGAATATGAAAATTTAGACACATTAGAAATCACAAAGCGAATTGAATTGCTTATTTCAAATCAACTCACCGAATTTAAAAAAATGCATCCAGAAGACTAA
- a CDS encoding alpha/beta hydrolase, whose translation MRKVILKDSKENQIHVYLYEPKIEIIGIVHIIHGASEHFARYGLFAEFLNEHGFLVIGCDILGHGLSTSTNDYVHFADKKGDLLAFESVELVKDYIETHYPKKDVYILGHSMGSFLARKMIILYPDFYKKAIISGTTHASKGLTFFGIALTSIFQCFKGPRHISKTIQNLAIDSNPNKMRKDGLIHGINEEWLTKDEAIQQYYHASPMCGQPFTVSANRNLFRWLNFVNDKKNLMKGNMKQPILLISGAKDPLSNYGERVVYLYHLMKRLGYESIEYKLYNEDRHEILNELDKAVVYQDILEFLEK comes from the coding sequence ATGCGTAAGGTCATTTTAAAGGATTCAAAGGAAAATCAAATTCATGTATATCTTTATGAACCAAAAATTGAAATAATCGGCATTGTGCATATTATTCATGGTGCAAGTGAGCACTTCGCAAGATACGGGTTGTTCGCAGAATTTTTAAACGAACATGGCTTTCTTGTTATAGGATGTGATATCTTAGGTCATGGACTTTCTACATCTACAAATGATTATGTTCACTTTGCAGATAAAAAAGGCGATTTATTGGCCTTTGAATCTGTTGAATTAGTAAAAGACTACATTGAAACTCATTACCCGAAAAAAGATGTTTATATATTAGGACATAGTATGGGTTCCTTTTTAGCAAGAAAAATGATTATCTTGTATCCTGATTTTTATAAAAAAGCGATTATTTCAGGAACAACACATGCTTCGAAAGGATTAACTTTTTTCGGAATTGCTTTAACTTCAATCTTTCAATGTTTTAAAGGTCCACGACATATATCTAAAACCATTCAAAATTTAGCAATTGATTCAAATCCAAATAAAATGAGAAAAGACGGTTTGATTCATGGAATTAATGAAGAATGGCTCACAAAAGATGAAGCCATTCAACAATATTATCATGCTTCGCCCATGTGTGGACAACCTTTTACCGTCAGTGCTAATCGGAATTTATTTCGATGGTTAAATTTTGTAAATGACAAAAAGAATTTAATGAAGGGCAATATGAAACAACCGATTCTCTTAATATCGGGAGCAAAAGATCCTTTAAGTAATTATGGAGAGAGAGTTGTATATCTCTATCATTTAATGAAACGTCTTGGGTATGAATCCATCGAATATAAACTATATAATGAAGATCGTCATGAAATCTTAAATGAATTAGATAAAGCCGTTGTATATCAAGATATTTTGGAATTTTTAGAAAAATAA
- a CDS encoding LemA family protein codes for MFTLGIGTTGTILLIIAGLILIIIFWYIGTMNRLRQLELKVNEAESGIDVALTKRFDMLTKMLETTKGYAKHESETLEKVVKWRSGIPQSATVKDKEEFLSQMNQVASGINVVVEQYPDLKANTVFLELQSGVANTEEHLQAARRLYNANVTSINTIIVTFPQSIVANAIHMEKKPYFEAEEKKRQDVDFKF; via the coding sequence ATGTTTACATTAGGAATTGGAACAACCGGTACTATTTTACTAATCATTGCAGGGCTCATTCTTATCATCATTTTTTGGTATATTGGCACAATGAATCGTTTGCGTCAATTAGAACTAAAAGTAAATGAAGCTGAATCAGGAATTGATGTAGCTTTAACCAAAAGATTTGATATGCTTACTAAAATGTTAGAAACCACAAAAGGATACGCAAAACACGAATCTGAAACGTTAGAAAAAGTTGTTAAATGGCGTTCAGGGATTCCTCAAAGTGCAACGGTAAAAGACAAAGAAGAATTCTTATCGCAAATGAATCAAGTGGCTTCAGGAATCAACGTCGTTGTGGAACAATATCCTGATTTAAAAGCAAACACCGTCTTTCTTGAATTACAATCTGGTGTTGCAAACACGGAAGAACATCTACAAGCAGCAAGACGTCTTTATAATGCGAATGTAACAAGCATCAATACGATAATCGTTACGTTCCCACAAAGTATCGTCGCAAATGCAATTCATATGGAAAAGAAACCATATTTTGAAGCTGAAGAAAAGAAACGCCAAGACGTCGATTTTAAATTTTAA
- a CDS encoding dihydrofolate reductase: MISLIFAIDPHFLIGKANNLPWNYPEDLSYFKQTTLHKTVLMGLETFQSIVSRIGKPLPNRKSIVASLEPFSYPNVTVIHDLISFLKQPTSEEIFIIGGKTIYELSFPYADRLYITHISKPYEGDVYLNNIPFSDFSLMKEETKGELTFSVYERKS; this comes from the coding sequence ATGATTAGTTTAATTTTCGCCATTGACCCACACTTTTTGATAGGAAAAGCAAATAATCTTCCATGGAATTATCCCGAAGATTTGAGTTATTTCAAGCAAACAACCCTTCATAAAACAGTACTAATGGGATTAGAAACGTTCCAATCCATTGTTTCAAGAATTGGGAAACCTTTGCCAAACCGAAAATCCATAGTGGCCTCATTAGAACCTTTTTCTTATCCCAACGTTACTGTAATTCATGATTTAATTTCTTTTTTAAAACAACCAACTTCAGAAGAAATTTTTATAATAGGTGGAAAAACGATTTATGAACTTTCTTTTCCTTATGCAGATAGACTTTATATTACTCATATTTCAAAACCGTATGAAGGGGATGTCTATTTAAATAACATTCCATTTTCTGATTTTTCATTAATGAAAGAAGAAACCAAAGGCGAATTAACATTTTCTGTCTATGAGAGGAAAAGTTAA
- a CDS encoding DUF3137 domain-containing protein — MEDKFKEFNAKKEKTSKSVIIGGVILGLAIIIFFLLSATVDPVAGQVIGIIVGIVGFVFLIKGSMDFKNLSKRFKTEVLMGVFEEAIPGIKYSPDQGLSQFDVYAGEFLKRADRFYSEDLMKGTLDDVDFISSDVRLEERRVEHTKNGTRVYYVPYFIGRIFKFTFNKEFEGYLQVLESGSPLSNRKFKKVELESIDFNKKFKTYSTTELSAFYVLTPDIMEAIMNLEKRNPGRIGLSFTGETLYIAINNNKDTFELKMFRKIDDSVVEEFKQDLLVVKDVIVALKLNNRLFKK, encoded by the coding sequence ATGGAAGATAAATTCAAGGAATTTAATGCGAAAAAAGAGAAAACTTCTAAATCCGTAATCATAGGTGGAGTTATTTTAGGATTGGCTATTATTATTTTCTTTTTACTTAGCGCTACCGTTGATCCAGTAGCAGGCCAAGTAATCGGAATTATAGTTGGAATCGTAGGCTTTGTTTTTTTGATAAAAGGAAGCATGGATTTTAAAAACCTCTCAAAACGATTTAAAACAGAAGTTTTAATGGGAGTATTTGAAGAAGCTATTCCTGGAATAAAGTATTCTCCAGATCAAGGATTATCCCAATTTGATGTCTACGCTGGAGAATTCTTAAAAAGAGCGGATCGTTTCTATTCAGAAGACTTAATGAAAGGCACACTTGATGATGTTGATTTTATATCAAGTGATGTAAGATTAGAAGAAAGACGTGTTGAACATACAAAAAATGGAACAAGAGTCTATTATGTTCCTTACTTTATAGGTAGAATTTTTAAATTTACTTTTAATAAAGAATTTGAAGGATATCTTCAAGTGCTTGAAAGTGGATCACCACTTTCCAATCGAAAATTCAAAAAAGTTGAATTGGAGTCCATCGATTTTAACAAAAAATTTAAAACCTATTCCACAACCGAATTAAGTGCATTCTATGTACTTACGCCTGACATTATGGAAGCTATCATGAATTTAGAAAAAAGAAATCCTGGTCGAATCGGACTTTCCTTTACAGGCGAAACGCTTTATATTGCTATAAACAACAACAAGGATACTTTTGAACTTAAGATGTTTCGCAAAATTGATGATTCAGTAGTTGAAGAATTTAAACAGGATTTACTAGTAGTCAAAGATGTTATCGTCGCTTTGAAACTAAACAATAGATTATTTAAAAAATAG
- the thyA gene encoding thymidylate synthase, whose protein sequence is MKEYQDFLNYILKNGIEKTDRTGTGTLSTFGYQMRFDLSKGFPLLTTKKLHVKSIIHELLWFIKGDTNIRYLVQNGVRIWNEWPYLKFKQSQDYNGESMDDFISYIKDSEVFAQKYGNLGPVYGKQWRAFEGKQQVIDQLNTVIKNIKMNPDSRRLIVSSWNPPLLEEMALPPCHLLFQFYVINNKLSCQMYQRSADAFLGVPFNIASYALLTMMVAQVTGLEYGEFVHTFGDAHIYLNHLDQVQLQLSRVPRNLPKMTFLRKITSIEDFKFDDFSLSEYNPYPSIKGKVAV, encoded by the coding sequence ATGAAAGAATATCAAGATTTTTTAAATTATATCTTAAAAAATGGAATCGAAAAAACAGATAGAACGGGAACGGGAACTCTTTCAACTTTTGGGTATCAAATGCGCTTTGATTTAAGCAAAGGATTTCCGCTTTTAACCACCAAAAAACTTCATGTTAAATCGATTATTCATGAATTATTATGGTTTATTAAAGGAGATACAAACATCCGATATTTAGTCCAAAATGGTGTAAGAATTTGGAACGAATGGCCTTATCTTAAATTCAAACAGTCTCAAGACTATAATGGTGAATCGATGGATGATTTCATATCTTACATAAAGGATTCTGAAGTATTTGCACAAAAATACGGTAATTTAGGTCCAGTATATGGAAAGCAATGGAGAGCATTTGAAGGCAAACAACAAGTGATTGACCAATTAAATACTGTCATTAAGAATATTAAAATGAATCCAGATAGCAGAAGACTTATTGTCTCATCTTGGAATCCTCCTTTATTAGAAGAAATGGCTTTACCTCCATGTCATTTATTGTTTCAATTTTACGTTATTAACAACAAACTATCATGTCAAATGTATCAACGAAGTGCAGATGCCTTTCTTGGAGTCCCCTTTAATATCGCCTCTTACGCTTTATTGACTATGATGGTAGCTCAGGTCACGGGGTTAGAGTACGGAGAGTTTGTTCACACATTTGGAGATGCTCACATCTACTTAAATCACCTAGATCAAGTTCAGTTACAATTATCAAGAGTTCCACGAAATTTACCAAAAATGACTTTTTTAAGAAAAATCACTTCCATTGAAGATTTTAAATTTGATGACTTTTCTCTTTCAGAATATAATCCGTATCCTTCCATTAAAGGAAAGGTGGCCGTATAA
- a CDS encoding single-stranded DNA-binding protein, which produces MLNQVILVGRLTSDPELRKLEDNKTVTTIRLAVQRPFKSGETNDYETDFLNCTLWSGIAEATVDYCKKGSVVGIKARLQQKEYIFESKKIFSYPEIIVEKISFISTNKD; this is translated from the coding sequence ATGTTAAATCAAGTAATTTTAGTCGGAAGACTAACAAGCGATCCAGAATTAAGAAAATTGGAAGACAACAAAACCGTTACAACTATTCGACTTGCAGTGCAAAGACCCTTTAAAAGTGGTGAAACAAATGATTATGAAACGGATTTCTTGAATTGCACTCTATGGAGTGGAATTGCCGAAGCAACTGTAGATTATTGTAAAAAAGGTTCCGTTGTTGGAATAAAGGCACGGTTACAACAAAAAGAATATATTTTTGAATCAAAAAAAATCTTTTCTTATCCTGAAATAATTGTAGAAAAAATATCATTCATCAGTACAAATAAAGACTAA
- the glpK gene encoding glycerol kinase GlpK — MEKYILAIDQGTTSSRAIIFDKSGKIASQSQHEFTQYFPEPGYVLHDPLEIWESVSVCISECFMKAKISPHQIAGIGITNQRETTVVWNKTTGVAIYKAIVWQSKQTSSICEELKNKGYEKKFKSKTGLLIDPYFSGTKIKWILDHVKGARLLADKGELLFGTIDSWIVWNLTNGKQHVTDYSNASRTLLFNIFDLKWDDELCEILNVPKNMLPSVKPSSAIYGYTSKNVFYGHEIPISGIAGDQQAALFGQTCFNKGDVKNTYGTGCFILMNTGTTPTLSEKGLLTTIAWGINDEITYALEGSIFVAGSAVQWLRDGLKIIYKSFESDAYAKTCSSNLGVYFVPAFVGLGTPYWDKDAKGAIFGITRGTKREHIIRATLEAIAYQTKDVLQVMESESKIHLNRLRVDGGASENDFLMQFQSDILNTYIDKPVTSETTALGAAYLAGLAVKFWTLDDIKQMWGIDKIFKPLISEKCRKELYSGWLKAVKACMMFK; from the coding sequence GTGGAAAAATACATTTTAGCAATTGATCAAGGTACCACATCTTCAAGAGCAATTATTTTTGATAAATCAGGAAAAATCGCATCACAATCACAACATGAATTCACACAATATTTTCCTGAACCAGGATATGTTTTACACGATCCGTTAGAAATATGGGAATCTGTTTCGGTATGCATTAGTGAATGCTTTATGAAAGCAAAGATATCTCCACATCAAATAGCAGGAATTGGAATCACAAACCAAAGAGAGACTACTGTTGTTTGGAATAAAACAACAGGAGTGGCTATTTATAAAGCCATTGTATGGCAAAGCAAACAAACTTCCTCTATTTGTGAAGAATTAAAAAACAAAGGATATGAAAAGAAGTTCAAATCAAAAACCGGATTATTAATTGATCCGTATTTTTCAGGAACTAAAATAAAATGGATTTTAGATCATGTTAAAGGAGCGAGACTTTTAGCGGATAAAGGAGAATTGCTGTTTGGAACAATTGATTCTTGGATTGTTTGGAATTTAACAAACGGGAAACAGCATGTAACGGATTATTCTAATGCATCTAGAACGTTACTCTTTAATATTTTTGATTTAAAATGGGATGATGAATTATGTGAAATTCTAAACGTTCCTAAAAACATGTTGCCTTCCGTAAAACCTTCTTCAGCAATTTATGGATACACTTCTAAAAACGTCTTTTATGGTCACGAAATTCCAATTTCAGGAATAGCAGGAGATCAACAAGCTGCTCTTTTTGGGCAAACATGTTTTAATAAAGGTGATGTTAAAAACACATATGGAACAGGCTGTTTTATCTTAATGAATACAGGCACGACACCAACACTTTCAGAAAAAGGATTACTCACAACCATTGCGTGGGGTATAAATGATGAAATCACTTATGCACTTGAAGGCTCGATTTTCGTTGCAGGATCAGCCGTACAGTGGTTACGAGATGGACTAAAAATCATCTATAAATCTTTTGAGTCAGATGCTTACGCCAAAACGTGCTCTTCTAATCTTGGCGTGTATTTTGTCCCTGCCTTTGTAGGGCTTGGGACTCCATATTGGGATAAAGATGCAAAAGGTGCCATTTTTGGAATCACTAGAGGCACGAAAAGAGAACACATCATTAGAGCGACTCTTGAAGCCATCGCTTATCAAACAAAAGATGTATTGCAAGTAATGGAGTCCGAATCAAAAATTCATCTAAACCGACTAAGAGTAGATGGTGGAGCTTCTGAAAATGATTTTTTAATGCAATTTCAAAGCGACATTTTAAATACCTATATTGACAAACCAGTCACTTCAGAAACGACAGCGTTAGGAGCTGCATATCTTGCAGGATTGGCCGTTAAGTTTTGGACGTTGGATGACATCAAACAAATGTGGGGAATTGATAAAATCTTTAAACCACTTATCTCAGAAAAATGTCGAAAAGAGTTATATTCTGGATGGTTGAAAGCAGTGAAAGCTTGTATGATGTTTAAGTAA